CCTGCAGGATTTGGCCACAGTCTCCAATAGCATTATCCTGGGCAAGGGCATTGCGCAGAAAATGATGGTAGACTTGGGTGATGTGGTCAGAATCACGGCGCCCAACGGACAGCAGGCCACGTTAAAAGTGGTGGGCGTTGTGCAGCTGGGCGTCATGGAGATTGATAACATCCAGAGTTACGCCTCTATTGAGACCGTGCAGAAACTGCTGGGCCAGCCCTCTGCCTACCTCACCGACATTCAAGTAAACCTCACCGACCTGAACCTGGCCCCGGCCACTGCCAGGGAGTACGCCGCCCTGTACGGCCTGGAAGCCACCGACATCCAGACGGCCAACTCCCAGTTTGAGACGGGCAGCAACATCAGGAGCATTATTTCTTACGTGGTGGGCATCACGCTGCTCATTGTGGCCGGTTTTGGCATTTACAACATCCTCAACATGATGATTTATGAGAAGATGGACGCCATTGCCATTCTCAAGGCCACCGGCTTCTCGGCGCAAGACGTGCAGGCCATCTTTCTTTCCCTGTCCATGATCATTGGCGTGGCCGGGGGCGTGATGGGGCTGCTGCTGGGCTATGGCATTTCTGTGATCATTGACAACGTGCCGTTCAAGACGGAGTCGCTGCCCACCATCACCACGTATCCTGTGTACTTCAACCCGGTGTTCTACCTCATTGGCATTACATTCGCGCTGGTGACCACGTATTTTGCCGGCCTGTTTCCGGCGCGCAAGGCCAGCAAGACAGACCCGGTAAGCATTATCAGAGGCAAATAAAGACCATGGCAGAAAAGGTTCTGGAGGCGGTTGGCCTGAATAAGTATTTCTATGACCCGGCTAAGTTTCAGGTCCTGAGCAACGTCTCGTTCAGCATCACGCACGGCGAGTTTGTGTCAGTGGTGGGCAAGTCTGGCTGCGGCAAGTCCACGCTGCTCTACATCCTCTCCACCATGGACACCGACTATGAGGGCCAACTCTATCTGGACGGCGAGCTCATGAGTGACCGAACGCCCAAGCAACTGGCCCAGATCAGGAATGAGAAGATTGGTTTCGTGTTTCAGTTTCATTACCTCATTCAGGAGTTTAGCGTGCTGCGCAACGTCATGCTGCCGGGCATTAAACTGGGCAAATACCCGGTGCAGGAAGTAGAAGACCGGGCCATGGGCTACCTGAAGACGCTGGGCGTAGACGATCAGGCGCTCAAAATGCCCAACCAGCTAAGCGGTGGCCAGAAGCAGCGGGTGGCCATTGCCCGCGCCCTCATCAATGACCCCGTTTTGATCATGGGCGATGAACCCACCGGCAACCTGGACAAGAAGAACTCAGACATCGTGTTTGACATCTTTCAGGAACTCTGCCAGGAAAAGAAACAGACCCTGCTCATTGTCTCGCATGACCCTGACTTTGCCCAGCGCACTGACCGGACCATTGAGATGGAAGACGGCAAAATCATCAGCGGCCATTGATTCAATCTAAAACCGTTTTTGGCCTTTTTTCTGGAAAATAAGCCAAAAACGGAATCAAGCTTATGGACTTTTCTGTGTCATGCTCATCGTGGTTCTTTATTTAAGCCGGTATTCCACTTGCAGGGTTCTGCTAAGGTAGACGTTGCCGTAGTTGAGAGTGATTCTGGAGTTGGCGGCGGCGTCTGTGGCCATACGAGACTCAGCTTGCACGGCCACAGGGCCACCGTAATTCTGGGGTTGCAGGGGCAGTTCTACATTGGCCACCCTTAGGATTTCTTTGTCAGACAATCCCATCTTTTTTACAAGTTTGTCTGCCAGAGCGTTGGCGCTGGTGAGGGCTTTTTGGTAGGCTTCGTGGCTAAGGCTGTCTACCTTGCTGTGGGCGTAGGAAAGATTCCCAATGGTGACGCTTTCATTAGTAAGCAGTGCAGGATACAATTCTTCCAGTACCGCTAGTTTTCTTATTTTCAAAGAGATTGACAAGAAAGATCTGTAGCCTAAGAACACGTTGGAATTGTTCTGCCACCCGTATTCCTTCCCTTGGTTGATTGAGGTGGTAAGAATGTCTTCAGGCGCTATCTTATATGTTTTGAACAGCTTATTCAATGCCTCAGACTTGTCCAGCAGACACTGCTTTGACTTGGTGATGTCCTTGTCCAGACACTGTAGTTGTAAAGTAATGCTGGCTTCATCTGGCAGGGTGGAAACCTCTCCGGTGGCATTTAGAATCATGGTTCGGCCGCGGTCATTGCTGGCAACGCCGCCGGTACTGGTGTCACAGGACTGGTGCAGGAAAGCAAGCGCGCACAGGCACATTAGGTGGAGGAGCGTTTTCATGGCGTAAGGATGAGTTTTTGGATAGATAGGATGCAGCTTATACGGGTTGCGGTTCTTTTTGGCCTGTGCCTTTACGCCGGTAAGGACGCGTGCGGTTGAACGCGCCCAGGCTTTTATTGCTATAGAATAAGCGTACCTTTACAACGAACTGCTGCCTGCCAAAACTATTTTCTCATTAGGCAGTTACTTTAAAAATCTCCCCCTAAACGTAAGGTCGCCGTAACCCTATTTCAATCATGCGTCTAGATGCAAAGAATTCCTTTGACCGAACCTTTTATGTGGTGGAATACAAGCCTGCGCTCAACTTGATAGACACGCACTGGGAAGGATATGCCTCTTTGCATGATCTGAAGACTGCTTGTGAGGTAGGGTTGCAAATTTTGGAAACCACGCACTGCCCCTACAAGCTAAATGACAACAGCGCCCTCTCTGGCCCCTGGAGCGAGGCGGTGAGCTGGCTGGAAGACAACTGGCTGCCCAGAGCCATGCAAGCCGGTCTCAAATACCTGGCTCACGTGGCCAATGAGCATACATTCAGTGAAGTGGCCGGTGAGGTCATGCACATCAGTAAGATTGGCCAAGAGCTGAAATACCGCATGTTCTTCAAAAGAGAAGAAGCCATTGAATGGTTGCAGTCTTGCCAGGCCGTAGAGGCCGCGCAGGTTCTTACGTAAAGCTCCTTTCCGTTTTTAGGCTGTTTTCCCAGAAATACGCCAAAAACGACATTTGCCAAGGTATAGGGTTCCTTCTTAATTGGCCTCGGGTGGCTGCGGCACTACCAACACGGTGCGCGTAGGGTAGGCAAACTCAATTCCCCGGTTCTGGAACTCCTCAAAAATCCTGAAATTAATGTTCTGGTGAATGTTCATGTACTTGGTATAGTCTGAGTCCAGGATGTTGTACACCACGTCATAGGTGAGGCTGGAGTCCTCATACTTGGCAAAATGGGCGCGGTCAAACACCACCGGCTGCTGTTCCTCTACAATGGACTTGATCAGGTCTGGAATGGCCTTGAGGTTCTCCAAGGAGGTTTGGTAGGTCACGCCCAGCTTAAACTCCACCCGCCGTTTCTGCATGCGCTTGTAGTTGTGAATACGCGAATCTGTGAGGTCACTGTTAGAAAACACCAGCTGCTCGCCACTAATGCTCTGCACCCGCGTGGTCTTGAGGCCAATGTAGTCTACGGTGCCGCTCTTGTCATCAATCACAATAAAATCGCCGGTCTCAAAGGGGCGGTCAAAGAAAATCACGAAGTAGTTGAACACATCGCCAAGAATATTCTGCGCCGCCAGGGCCACCGCAATACCGCCAATGCCCAGACCCGTGATGACCGTGGTGACGTTGTAGCCCATGTTGTCAAACAAGAACACCAGGCCAATGATCCAGATGAAGACGTTGATGATGAGCATGAGGCCGCCCAGCTGCTTTACCTTATCTTCGCCGCGTTCCTGCTTGCGCACATAGGACTGCAACAACACCAGAATAGTAGCCGAAAATAGCCTGATGAGCAGAAACGTGATGGCCACGGTGGTAGCTACCCTGATTACGTTTTCGCCTTCCTTGGAAAACCTTAGGTACGTCAGGCCCATGTACACCACGGCAAAGTAGAAGGCCGGCACCACAAACCGCTCCACGCTGTGCACAATGAAATCATCAAATGAAGTGGTGGTGCGCTTGGCCCACCGCATGAGGCGCTGCAGAATAATGCTCTTGAAGAACCTGACCAACAGCCAGCCGATGAAGATGATGGCCGCCGCTATGATATAATCCTGTACTGTGTTGTGGTAATAGACTCTCTGCAAAAACGATTGATCCATAGAAGGGGAATTGTAGGAAAGGCATAAAAAAACCGCCACCCAGTTTTACGCAACGGGTGACGGTAGAAGTTATACGGAAAAAGACTATTGTTCCTGATTAAAATTTATGAGACTTAAAGAGTTAATACGCTGGTTATACTTAATCCTTTACACTTTTCATTTTTAGTCTGTACCGAGTTCAATCTTTAATTTTACTATTTCACCAGCCTTGAAATCAACAGTGTCATTAAGTGTGTAAAAACCTATAAAAGTAGTTTTGAGTGTGTACTTTCCGGGAGGAAGGTGACCAAATTTGAATATCCCGTCCTTCCCGCAAGTACTGCTAAATGCGTATTGCTCATTTTCAATGGTTACTTGGGCTCCTTTTATTCCCAGGTGATAGTCAAGGTCTAAGACCTTTCCGGAAACAAAGGCGGTGGCAGTATCCATTATGCCAGTTCTCATAACTGCTAGCCTGTTGCCGTTCTGCCACCTAATGGTTTTTGGGCTGCAGTTACTATTAAGCAGAGCAACAAATATCAGTAGCATGTACAATCTCATGGAAGAATAAGAAGTAAAAGACACTACTTCTTGGCTTTGGACGCTTGAGCGGCTTTCATGTCGCAGCCTTCTTTGCGGCGCGTGTCTGTGATGGAGAAGATTTTCCA
The nucleotide sequence above comes from Nibribacter ruber. Encoded proteins:
- a CDS encoding ABC transporter permease, which translates into the protein MNAKLILNIAVGLLRARIRQSVVAAAGVTFGIGMFIALVSFMNGLNQLLDGLILNRLPHVRLYNEIKPSKVQAVEQASKYAGYEHFIRSVKPKDRGKELYNSQAILKSLAQDPRVVGVAPKAITQVFYNTGTIELGGVIDGIDVVMEDKLFHLSNYIIEGSLQDLATVSNSIILGKGIAQKMMVDLGDVVRITAPNGQQATLKVVGVVQLGVMEIDNIQSYASIETVQKLLGQPSAYLTDIQVNLTDLNLAPATAREYAALYGLEATDIQTANSQFETGSNIRSIISYVVGITLLIVAGFGIYNILNMMIYEKMDAIAILKATGFSAQDVQAIFLSLSMIIGVAGGVMGLLLGYGISVIIDNVPFKTESLPTITTYPVYFNPVFYLIGITFALVTTYFAGLFPARKASKTDPVSIIRGK
- a CDS encoding ABC transporter ATP-binding protein, which codes for MAEKVLEAVGLNKYFYDPAKFQVLSNVSFSITHGEFVSVVGKSGCGKSTLLYILSTMDTDYEGQLYLDGELMSDRTPKQLAQIRNEKIGFVFQFHYLIQEFSVLRNVMLPGIKLGKYPVQEVEDRAMGYLKTLGVDDQALKMPNQLSGGQKQRVAIARALINDPVLIMGDEPTGNLDKKNSDIVFDIFQELCQEKKQTLLIVSHDPDFAQRTDRTIEMEDGKIISGH
- a CDS encoding SIMPL domain-containing protein; protein product: MKTLLHLMCLCALAFLHQSCDTSTGGVASNDRGRTMILNATGEVSTLPDEASITLQLQCLDKDITKSKQCLLDKSEALNKLFKTYKIAPEDILTTSINQGKEYGWQNNSNVFLGYRSFLSISLKIRKLAVLEELYPALLTNESVTIGNLSYAHSKVDSLSHEAYQKALTSANALADKLVKKMGLSDKEILRVANVELPLQPQNYGGPVAVQAESRMATDAAANSRITLNYGNVYLSRTLQVEYRLK
- a CDS encoding mechanosensitive ion channel family protein, which codes for MDQSFLQRVYYHNTVQDYIIAAAIIFIGWLLVRFFKSIILQRLMRWAKRTTTSFDDFIVHSVERFVVPAFYFAVVYMGLTYLRFSKEGENVIRVATTVAITFLLIRLFSATILVLLQSYVRKQERGEDKVKQLGGLMLIINVFIWIIGLVFLFDNMGYNVTTVITGLGIGGIAVALAAQNILGDVFNYFVIFFDRPFETGDFIVIDDKSGTVDYIGLKTTRVQSISGEQLVFSNSDLTDSRIHNYKRMQKRRVEFKLGVTYQTSLENLKAIPDLIKSIVEEQQPVVFDRAHFAKYEDSSLTYDVVYNILDSDYTKYMNIHQNINFRIFEEFQNRGIEFAYPTRTVLVVPQPPEAN
- a CDS encoding carboxypeptidase regulatory-like domain-containing protein, which gives rise to MLLIFVALLNSNCSPKTIRWQNGNRLAVMRTGIMDTATAFVSGKVLDLDYHLGIKGAQVTIENEQYAFSSTCGKDGIFKFGHLPPGKYTLKTTFIGFYTLNDTVDFKAGEIVKLKIELGTD